In a single window of the Bradyrhizobium erythrophlei genome:
- a CDS encoding Ldh family oxidoreductase produces the protein MPMVQADRLTRIGAALLRAAGASEEEARAVAVGCVNANLAGHDSHGIIAIPTYIDRIKVGHIVPGAPWTIVQESPTTTVIDGHWGFGFHVNAKAMALTIEKAKTANLAACTVFRQSHVGRLAAYPMMAMREGMIGLATADSGRSPKAVAPFGGREARLGTNPISIAVPSDLEAPFYLDMATSAVAAGKIQLAAARGEEIPTGWIVDSDGRQTTDPKQFRKGGALLPLGGSEGYKGSGLAAMVEVLCGLLTGLGFGVEPTGRHNDGCFMAVFNVAAFRPLKDFKKEVAEFARYLKATPPSEGSPGVFYPGEVEYIREQQRRAAGIEIEDATWDKLRALAGEYKLAAELDLA, from the coding sequence ATGCCGATGGTGCAGGCCGACCGTCTCACGCGCATTGGCGCGGCATTACTCAGGGCCGCCGGCGCGTCGGAAGAGGAAGCCAGGGCCGTTGCGGTCGGCTGCGTCAACGCCAATCTCGCCGGCCATGATTCGCACGGGATCATTGCGATCCCGACCTATATTGACCGTATCAAAGTGGGTCATATCGTTCCGGGTGCGCCGTGGACGATCGTGCAGGAATCGCCGACCACCACCGTGATCGACGGCCACTGGGGTTTTGGCTTTCATGTCAACGCCAAGGCGATGGCGCTGACAATCGAGAAGGCGAAGACCGCCAACCTCGCGGCCTGCACCGTGTTCCGGCAAAGCCACGTCGGACGGCTTGCCGCCTATCCCATGATGGCGATGCGCGAAGGCATGATCGGGCTTGCCACCGCCGATTCCGGGCGCTCTCCCAAAGCGGTGGCGCCGTTCGGGGGCCGCGAGGCGCGGCTCGGCACCAATCCAATTTCGATCGCGGTGCCGTCAGACCTCGAGGCGCCGTTCTATCTGGACATGGCGACCTCGGCGGTCGCGGCCGGAAAGATCCAGCTCGCCGCCGCGCGAGGCGAGGAAATCCCGACCGGCTGGATCGTCGACAGCGACGGACGGCAAACCACCGATCCCAAACAATTCCGCAAGGGTGGTGCGCTGCTGCCGCTCGGCGGCAGCGAAGGCTACAAGGGCTCAGGCCTGGCTGCGATGGTCGAGGTACTGTGCGGGCTGCTTACGGGCCTCGGCTTCGGGGTCGAGCCGACCGGCCGCCACAATGACGGATGCTTCATGGCGGTGTTCAACGTCGCCGCGTTCCGCCCCTTGAAGGACTTCAAGAAGGAGGTCGCCGAATTCGCGCGCTATCTCAAGGCCACGCCGCCGTCCGAAGGTTCACCCGGCGTGTTCTATCCCGGCGAGGTCGAATATATCCGGGAGCAGCAGCGCAGGGCCGCAGGCATCGAAATCGAGGACGCCACCTGGGACAAGTTGCGCGCGCTCGCCGGCGAATACAAATTGGCCGCTGAACTCGATCTCGCGTGA
- a CDS encoding LLM class flavin-dependent oxidoreductase encodes MTRQMVMVGFLQAQNCTNLPSSWRHPESHDDSMSADYYQEIGRILESGKFHMAFFDDRLAMPDRYGNDHAHTVEYGIRCVKMDPIVVLTAMGMATERLGLASTGSTTYFEPFDIARRFATLDLMTGGRAAWNVVTSVNDGEAHNMGKDAHLDHDFRYDRADEFMEVVLGHWDSWEDGSLLIDKKSGRFADPDKVKRLDHNGKFFKSRGPFTVPRSSQGHPVIIQAGASGRGQRFAGRWGEVIFTAARNLAAAKQGYDAIRTEAAKAGRDPDQMFLCNLVTPVAGATKSEAEDKMALIEKLPLEIDALSLLSEGLNYDFASKGIDEPLTTAELQGMQGILGIRDGVLKTSGKTNPSARDFVTFSGRGQTADAIVGGPKEIADRLEEMFAGRGCDGFVIAATYVPGSYADFVRHVVPELQRRGLFHRDYAGKTLRENLGLPRPAAGAWKTSPRVAAE; translated from the coding sequence ATGACACGGCAGATGGTGATGGTGGGCTTCCTGCAGGCGCAGAACTGCACCAACCTGCCGAGCTCGTGGCGGCATCCGGAATCGCACGACGATTCGATGTCCGCCGATTATTACCAGGAGATCGGCCGGATTCTCGAATCCGGAAAATTCCACATGGCGTTTTTCGACGATCGCCTGGCGATGCCGGACCGCTACGGCAACGATCACGCCCATACCGTCGAATACGGAATCCGCTGCGTCAAGATGGATCCCATCGTGGTGCTGACGGCAATGGGCATGGCGACGGAAAGGCTCGGCCTCGCCTCGACCGGCTCGACCACATATTTCGAACCGTTCGACATCGCCCGCCGCTTCGCCACCCTCGACCTCATGACCGGCGGCCGCGCCGCCTGGAACGTGGTCACCTCGGTCAATGACGGCGAGGCCCACAATATGGGAAAGGACGCCCATCTCGATCACGATTTCCGTTACGACCGCGCCGACGAATTCATGGAAGTGGTGCTCGGCCACTGGGATTCCTGGGAAGACGGATCGCTGTTGATCGACAAGAAAAGCGGCCGCTTCGCCGACCCGGACAAGGTCAAACGGCTCGACCACAACGGAAAATTCTTCAAGTCGCGCGGGCCGTTCACAGTGCCGCGTTCGAGCCAGGGTCATCCCGTCATCATCCAGGCCGGCGCCAGCGGCCGCGGCCAGCGTTTTGCCGGCCGATGGGGCGAAGTGATCTTCACGGCGGCGCGCAATCTGGCCGCTGCCAAACAGGGCTACGACGCGATCAGGACCGAGGCCGCGAAAGCGGGCCGCGATCCCGATCAGATGTTCCTCTGCAATCTCGTCACCCCGGTCGCCGGCGCGACAAAATCCGAGGCCGAAGACAAGATGGCGCTGATCGAGAAGCTGCCGCTGGAAATCGACGCCTTGTCGCTGTTGTCGGAAGGACTGAACTACGACTTTGCCTCCAAGGGCATCGACGAACCGCTGACCACGGCGGAGCTGCAGGGCATGCAGGGCATCCTCGGCATTCGCGACGGCGTGCTTAAGACCTCGGGCAAGACCAACCCGAGCGCGCGGGATTTTGTGACTTTCAGCGGACGCGGCCAGACCGCGGACGCGATCGTCGGCGGGCCGAAGGAGATCGCCGACCGGCTGGAGGAGATGTTCGCCGGCCGCGGCTGCGACGGTTTTGTTATTGCCGCGACCTATGTGCCCGGCTCCTACGCCGATTTCGTCCGCCATGTCGTGCCCGAGCTGCAGCGCCGCGGATTGTTTCACAGGGATTATGCCGGTAAGACCCTGCGCGAGAATCTCGGACTGCCGCGCCCAGCCGCCGGCGCATGGAAAACATCGCCGCGGGTTGCGGCGGAATAA
- a CDS encoding fumarylacetoacetate hydrolase family protein, which translates to MRWLNFTANGQTSWGVVEGDRVIAVSGDPFGEWQRTPRSHALAEVKIELPVMPRTFYCVGLNYLKHLKEAADKRGEVPNVPDRPEIGYRAQNALIAHDEDVVIPATATEKIHYEGELVVVIGKKAKHLSETDAMSCVFGYTIGNDVSERSWQKADRGLWRAKNADTFKPMGPWIETDVDLDAMETVVKLNGKESNRFRTNDMIFGIKPFIAELTKYFTLWPGDVIWMGTDGASPDLKAGDVVEIEITGIGTLRNKFVAENAPGSKA; encoded by the coding sequence ATGCGCTGGCTGAACTTCACTGCGAACGGACAGACATCCTGGGGCGTCGTTGAAGGCGACCGCGTGATTGCGGTCAGCGGTGACCCCTTCGGCGAATGGCAGCGCACACCGCGTTCGCATGCGCTGGCAGAGGTGAAGATCGAGCTGCCGGTGATGCCCCGCACGTTCTATTGCGTCGGCCTGAATTATCTCAAGCATCTCAAGGAGGCCGCCGACAAGCGCGGCGAGGTGCCCAACGTTCCGGATCGCCCCGAGATCGGCTACCGCGCCCAGAACGCGCTGATCGCGCACGACGAAGATGTGGTGATCCCGGCAACCGCCACCGAGAAGATCCACTATGAGGGCGAGCTGGTCGTCGTGATCGGCAAAAAGGCAAAACACCTCAGCGAGACCGACGCGATGTCCTGTGTGTTCGGCTATACCATCGGCAACGATGTCAGCGAACGCAGCTGGCAGAAAGCCGATCGCGGGCTGTGGCGGGCCAAGAATGCCGACACCTTCAAGCCGATGGGGCCGTGGATCGAGACCGATGTCGACCTCGATGCCATGGAAACCGTCGTGAAACTGAATGGCAAGGAAAGCAATCGCTTCCGCACCAACGACATGATCTTCGGCATCAAGCCGTTCATCGCCGAACTGACCAAGTACTTCACCTTATGGCCCGGCGACGTGATCTGGATGGGCACCGACGGCGCTTCGCCCGATCTGAAAGCCGGCGACGTGGTCGAGATCGAAATCACGGGTATCGGCACGCTACGCAACAAATTCGTCGCGGAGAATGCGCCGGGAAGCAAGGCATGA
- a CDS encoding thiamine pyrophosphate-requiring protein — MSRHSTAQHFLEGLVDLGIDYIFANLGTDHVSLIEEMARWDKEGRKHPEMVLCPHEVVAVHMAGGYALATGRAQAVFVHVDAGTANACMAIQNLFRYRLPVMLFAGRAPYTLHGELTGSRDTYVHFVQDPFDIASIVRPYVKWEYSLPSGIVVKEALARASAFAHSDPPGPVYMMLPRETLAEQWDDAAMPAYPPARYGSVHAGGIEPARVEAIAQALMAAENPIALTAYLGRKPQAVAALDRLARTCGIRVAEFNSIDLNIPQDSPCFAGFDPLPLLEQADLGLLLDSDVPFVPQYAKRAGAIKWIQVDIDPLKSDFPMWGFPTDMRIQGDCATVLQQVLDVVEARADEAYRRRVAARMAGWSGAREQLARRRADASANKGVAGALTPAFVFATLNGKLSQDDIVLNEAIRNAPILQEHITRTKPRSYVGLAGGGLGFSGGMALGLKLAQPDRRIVQVIGDGGFHFSSPDSVYAVAQQYQIPVLTVVLDNGGWQAVKSAVQRVYPKGTAAETDQFQSRLRSDRQGEARDFSAVGRAFGAHGECVTEPDELAAAIDRCLAAIDDGKAAVLHVHVTRL; from the coding sequence ATGAGCCGCCACAGTACAGCGCAGCATTTCCTCGAAGGCCTGGTCGATCTCGGGATCGATTACATCTTCGCCAATCTCGGCACCGATCACGTCTCCCTGATCGAGGAGATGGCGCGCTGGGACAAGGAGGGGCGAAAACACCCCGAAATGGTGCTGTGCCCGCACGAGGTCGTCGCCGTGCACATGGCCGGCGGCTATGCGCTCGCGACCGGACGGGCCCAGGCGGTGTTCGTGCATGTCGACGCCGGCACCGCCAACGCCTGCATGGCGATCCAGAACCTGTTTCGCTACCGCCTCCCGGTGATGCTGTTTGCTGGACGCGCGCCCTATACGCTGCACGGCGAGCTGACCGGCTCGCGCGACACCTATGTGCATTTCGTGCAGGATCCGTTCGACATCGCCAGCATCGTCCGGCCCTACGTCAAATGGGAATATTCGCTGCCTTCCGGCATCGTGGTGAAGGAGGCATTGGCGCGCGCCAGCGCATTCGCGCACAGCGATCCGCCGGGGCCGGTCTACATGATGCTGCCGCGCGAGACGCTGGCGGAGCAATGGGACGATGCGGCGATGCCGGCCTATCCGCCGGCGCGCTATGGCAGCGTGCACGCCGGCGGCATCGAACCGGCGCGGGTCGAGGCGATCGCGCAAGCCTTGATGGCGGCGGAAAACCCGATCGCGCTGACGGCCTATCTCGGCCGCAAGCCGCAAGCGGTCGCCGCCCTCGACCGGCTGGCGCGGACCTGCGGCATCCGGGTCGCGGAATTCAATTCGATCGACCTCAATATACCGCAGGATTCGCCGTGCTTCGCCGGCTTCGATCCGCTGCCTCTGCTGGAGCAGGCCGACCTTGGCCTGCTGCTCGATTCCGACGTGCCCTTCGTGCCGCAATATGCCAAACGCGCCGGTGCGATCAAATGGATCCAGGTCGACATCGATCCCTTGAAGTCGGATTTTCCGATGTGGGGATTTCCGACCGACATGCGCATCCAGGGCGACTGCGCCACCGTGCTGCAGCAGGTGCTCGATGTCGTGGAGGCGCGCGCCGACGAGGCCTATCGCCGCCGCGTGGCGGCCCGCATGGCCGGCTGGAGCGGCGCACGAGAGCAACTGGCAAGACGCCGCGCCGATGCCAGCGCCAACAAGGGCGTTGCGGGCGCGCTTACCCCGGCCTTCGTGTTCGCGACGCTGAATGGAAAACTGTCGCAGGACGACATCGTCCTCAACGAGGCGATCCGCAACGCGCCGATCCTGCAGGAGCACATCACGCGCACCAAACCTCGGAGCTACGTCGGCCTCGCCGGCGGCGGGCTTGGATTCAGCGGCGGCATGGCGCTGGGACTAAAGCTGGCGCAGCCGGATCGCCGCATCGTGCAGGTCATCGGCGACGGCGGCTTTCATTTCTCCTCGCCCGACAGCGTCTATGCGGTCGCGCAGCAATACCAGATTCCCGTGCTGACGGTGGTGCTGGACAATGGCGGCTGGCAGGCGGTGAAATCGGCGGTGCAGCGGGTGTACCCGAAGGGCACCGCGGCCGAGACCGACCAGTTTCAGTCGCGGCTGAGGTCGGACCGTCAGGGTGAGGCGCGGGATTTCTCCGCCGTGGGCCGCGCATTCGGCGCGCATGGCGAATGCGTCACCGAGCCCGATGAACTCGCCGCAGCGATCGATCGCTGCCTCGCCGCAATCGATGACGGCAAGGCCGCGGTGCTGCACGTTCACGTCACGCGGCTTTGA
- a CDS encoding Bug family tripartite tricarboxylate transporter substrate binding protein, with amino-acid sequence MRIPGRHFLMGTCLGWIALAAITSASAQEDPSKYPTQPIHIIVGFTPGGGNDIIARIVGQKLSESLGQPVVIENKPGGGAIVATEYVAKSAPDGYTLLVGASGAMAINPAVYAKLPYDPVRDFAAVSELGSFPLILIVNASSPIKSVAELVAYAKANPDKTNYSSSSAAFQLATELFKQKTGAPMQEIPYKGANDSVMAVISNQVTATIADAGPVSGQVKGGQVRALAVAAPKRMADFPDVPTMKEAGADVDAVLWSGIFVPKATPPAIVRKLEGELMRIARLPDVIARLKPLGIESVGNSSDEFAKILASDIARWTDVARAGNIKMEQ; translated from the coding sequence ATGAGAATCCCGGGTCGACATTTCCTGATGGGCACCTGTCTCGGATGGATCGCGCTTGCCGCGATCACGTCCGCGTCGGCCCAGGAAGATCCCTCGAAATACCCGACCCAGCCCATCCATATCATCGTCGGCTTCACGCCCGGCGGCGGCAACGACATCATCGCGCGGATCGTCGGGCAGAAATTGTCGGAAAGCCTCGGACAGCCGGTCGTCATCGAAAACAAGCCCGGCGGCGGCGCCATCGTCGCGACCGAATATGTCGCCAAATCGGCGCCGGACGGCTACACGCTCTTGGTCGGCGCCAGCGGCGCCATGGCGATCAATCCGGCCGTCTATGCCAAGCTGCCTTACGATCCGGTCCGCGACTTCGCCGCGGTCTCCGAGCTCGGATCGTTTCCGCTGATCCTGATCGTCAATGCGTCATCGCCGATCAAGTCGGTGGCCGAGCTTGTCGCCTACGCCAAGGCCAATCCGGACAAGACCAATTATTCGAGTTCGTCGGCCGCGTTCCAGTTGGCCACCGAATTGTTCAAGCAGAAGACCGGCGCGCCGATGCAGGAGATTCCTTACAAAGGCGCCAACGATTCGGTGATGGCGGTGATCTCGAACCAGGTCACCGCGACCATCGCGGACGCCGGCCCGGTGTCGGGCCAGGTCAAGGGCGGTCAGGTCCGCGCGCTCGCGGTCGCCGCGCCGAAACGGATGGCGGATTTTCCGGACGTTCCGACCATGAAGGAGGCCGGCGCCGACGTCGACGCGGTATTGTGGAGCGGCATCTTCGTGCCGAAGGCGACGCCGCCGGCAATCGTCAGGAAGCTCGAGGGCGAATTGATGCGGATCGCCCGGTTGCCGGATGTGATCGCCCGCCTCAAGCCGCTCGGCATCGAATCGGTCGGCAACTCCTCGGACGAATTCGCCAAAATC